In Vibrio mangrovi, the DNA window ATAACGAGGCATTTATCGAGCACTTTGTGACCAGCTATGCCCGTTTTTCCGGGATGAACTTCCCACATGTTCTTGTCCCTCTGATGAAAGACAAAGAGGTGATGATTAACTGTGAACGCCCACTGGTGATGTATGAGAGTATGGAAGTAGAATTTACTCATCTCGATCTGACTCATCCGGAAGTCGATCTCAGTCATACAACCTTTGATGTCGATGGAAAACGCGGTCAGGTTACTCTGTATTTTAATTTCAGAGATAACGATCAGATTGTTGGCCGTGGAACCAAACGATTGGTGGTCAGCGGATTACGCCCTTATGATAACAGCGCAATCGAAAATCTGGTTGACCGGTTCCATGAACTCAAAAATGCATTTCAGGAACAACTGGCTGGAGAAGCGGCCTGAGCCCATTTGTATAAAGTCTGAGTCGGCAACAACACTTATTCATAAAAAACCGCTGTTTATTTTATACAGCGGTTTTTATTTACTGGTCAGAACGTTATATCCAGCGTCGGACTTGTCTCTGATAATCCCGATATTGCTCCCCGAATCGAACAGACAATGCCCGTTCTTCGGGAATAATCTGAAAATAGGTCATATAGGCAACAAACCCCACAGCACACAGAATTCCAATCAGATTT includes these proteins:
- a CDS encoding DUF3581 domain-containing protein: MFLTPYFSSNNHQFQFTRQQASHFAKKVAGDFNPIHNEDSKRFCVPGDLLFAVLLKKEGISQKMRFQFSGMVGDGTPLHIENTQGQESAVVDENGKEYLHMNRDGDVSHNEAFIEHFVTSYARFSGMNFPHVLVPLMKDKEVMINCERPLVMYESMEVEFTHLDLTHPEVDLSHTTFDVDGKRGQVTLYFNFRDNDQIVGRGTKRLVVSGLRPYDNSAIENLVDRFHELKNAFQEQLAGEAA